From the Ruminiclostridium josui JCM 17888 genome, one window contains:
- a CDS encoding ABC transporter ATP-binding protein has translation MTEVSIYYDSKGEKKHVAGPITLKVSTSETCAIIGPSGCGKTSLLRILAGVQNNFIGKVRIDGEELKPTKHRIAYIPQNSGFLRWKTIRNNCLLPVKIRKVPLNEEVYSRLTEITRRMEIEDILDRYPSQVSGGQLQRAAVARSLILKPDILLMDEPFSALDALTREYTQNMLRSVLRDFKATTVLVTHSIEEAIFLADRVIVLSASPGKIIGDITTLSSEYEDRSAVRYTKLVAIIRQLIKDEWDENSEEESNSVC, from the coding sequence ATGACAGAGGTTAGTATTTATTACGATTCAAAAGGAGAAAAAAAGCATGTGGCAGGACCTATAACTTTAAAGGTATCCACTAGTGAGACTTGTGCCATAATTGGTCCGTCAGGCTGCGGAAAGACAAGTTTGCTCCGAATTCTGGCAGGAGTCCAAAACAATTTTATAGGTAAGGTTAGGATAGACGGAGAGGAGTTGAAGCCCACCAAACACAGAATTGCATATATTCCTCAGAATAGCGGATTTTTGAGGTGGAAAACCATCCGGAATAATTGTCTACTGCCTGTAAAAATTAGAAAGGTACCTTTGAATGAAGAAGTTTATTCAAGGCTAACAGAAATAACACGAAGAATGGAAATAGAAGATATTTTGGACAGGTATCCTTCACAAGTCAGCGGAGGACAGCTCCAAAGGGCTGCAGTGGCCAGAAGTCTCATACTAAAGCCTGATATATTATTAATGGATGAACCTTTTTCAGCGCTGGATGCCCTGACACGTGAATATACCCAGAATATGTTACGTTCTGTTCTAAGGGATTTCAAGGCTACGACAGTACTTGTCACTCATAGTATAGAAGAGGCTATATTTTTGGCAGACAGGGTGATTGTTCTGTCAGCCTCTCCGGGTAAAATAATTGGTGACATTACAACTTTAAGCAGTGAATATGAGGATAGGTCGGCAGTCCGTTACACAAAGCTTGTGGCAATAATAAGACAACTTATAAAGGATGAGTGGGATGAAAACAGTGAAGAAGAAAGTAACAGTGTATGCTAA
- a CDS encoding ABC transporter substrate-binding protein, producing MSNKLIIKIFCASLCFLIIVAVCGCSKEKSHIDEEHLKIGLTPAVDAIPYIIAQDKGIFKKYGLRVDMEVFKSAGERDAAFQSSNIDGVLCDMVAVCLYRNAGFKVKITGVTDGDFILLASKQSGIKSIKEVKGHQVAISENTIIEYALDKILNKNGIGINDVKKVAVPSIPVRLEMLQHNKVQLALLPEPFSSMAIKQGAVVLDSAYKNNIYSNVIAFKESTIKEKASVIKKLNEAYNESVKYLKENPIEEYQDQVIKFIGYPEDMKGSIVLPDYRKTELPGNSELKSTIEWAEKENLLNKKITENDLKAEIE from the coding sequence ATGAGTAATAAATTGATTATTAAAATTTTTTGTGCATCATTGTGTTTTTTGATTATTGTTGCTGTCTGCGGCTGCAGCAAGGAAAAAAGTCATATTGACGAGGAGCATCTGAAAATAGGTCTAACTCCAGCAGTTGATGCTATTCCATACATAATAGCCCAAGACAAGGGTATTTTTAAGAAGTACGGGTTAAGGGTAGATATGGAGGTTTTCAAAAGTGCCGGGGAAAGGGATGCGGCCTTTCAAAGCTCTAACATTGACGGTGTTTTATGTGATATGGTAGCAGTTTGTCTTTACCGGAACGCAGGATTTAAAGTCAAAATAACCGGAGTAACAGACGGGGACTTTATACTCTTGGCAAGTAAGCAATCAGGTATAAAAAGCATAAAAGAAGTCAAAGGGCACCAGGTTGCAATATCTGAAAATACCATAATAGAATATGCACTGGATAAAATTCTGAATAAAAATGGTATTGGGATTAATGATGTTAAAAAGGTGGCAGTGCCTTCCATACCGGTTCGTTTGGAGATGCTTCAACACAACAAGGTTCAGCTTGCTTTGCTTCCTGAGCCCTTTTCTTCAATGGCAATTAAACAAGGTGCCGTTGTACTGGATTCTGCTTATAAAAATAATATTTACAGCAATGTAATTGCTTTTAAGGAATCTACAATTAAAGAAAAAGCGTCAGTAATTAAAAAATTGAATGAAGCCTATAATGAATCCGTAAAATATCTAAAGGAAAATCCAATAGAAGAGTATCAGGACCAAGTCATTAAATTTATCGGATACCCGGAAGACATGAAAGGAAGTATTGTACTGCCCGATTACAGAAAAACCGAACTTCCTGGGAATAGCGAATTGAAATCCACTATAGAATGGGCTGAAAAAGAAAACTTGCTGAATAAAAAGATTACAGAAAATGATTTGAAGGCTGAAATAGAATAG
- a CDS encoding DUF4474 domain-containing protein: protein MQTKVLAKKPKPALGRTNNFINNNQKNKLAANKKNVRTTDHKKLLQIMLNDPYAITREEFIVLQSAIGYRRAVEIREEAILRKNQRKLEQTNVAMNPISLETSKSEIRKDSDSKKEASKLKNNDNKNSQQMKKDEGNTSASSSSMQHNLRARLENISGMDLSNVSVHKNSEKPQQIGALAYTQGKNIYLSPGQEQHLPHEGWHVVQQMQGRVKPTIQLKSDTLVNDDAELEKEADIMGSKAVKEGSQSKVLQGKKSSKIHLEHQGQVIQGFGFNLGKIAGNVIKKVAKAGANGVKAVGNAAKQAAKAGANGVKAVGNVVKQAAKAGANGVKAVGNVVKHAAKAGANGVKAVGNVVKHAAKAGANGVKAVGNVVKHAAKAGANGVKAVGNVVKQAAKAGANGVKAVGNVVKHAAKAGANGIKTVGNIVKQGVKAGAKGLKTVSNLVKKGAKLGEKGLKIAYEVVKQGIQKGVELGSATVKKAKKQLSQAGGIKQNLSKRLSKLFSTVFTEIRNNPKIVFDAIKTNSKTVIDAIKNPKKVFDGIHDEFKNNIENFNKNDNMEWNDRLMYTFKRTSLYKSFLKITQSGKMQPLFEFAGFDRDEKQKGVYHSQQDALQMYFGYNDMYDMVFDLATDMGKEKYSFKSGGEDYIIWLWKGDYLNLGAGAEIGIYTGGEPHWITDESLAMPMELYLKDDKGNIIFEYRPKEKQWWCTGFNSMEQDRKKEELIAEGKLIFSGDKKHKEMYKDFKRMWEGNEVWKFDDATFTATFKWEK from the coding sequence ATGCAGACCAAAGTGTTAGCAAAAAAACCGAAGCCGGCTCTAGGCAGAACGAATAATTTTATAAATAATAATCAAAAGAACAAGCTTGCTGCAAATAAAAAAAATGTAAGAACAACAGATCATAAGAAGTTACTGCAGATAATGCTTAATGATCCGTATGCCATAACAAGAGAAGAGTTTATAGTTCTGCAATCTGCAATAGGATATCGGCGTGCAGTGGAAATAAGAGAGGAGGCAATACTACGTAAAAATCAGAGAAAGTTAGAACAGACTAATGTTGCAATGAATCCAATTTCATTAGAAACATCAAAATCTGAAATAAGAAAGGATTCAGATAGTAAAAAAGAAGCTTCGAAATTGAAGAATAATGACAATAAAAATTCTCAACAAATGAAGAAGGATGAGGGTAATACTTCTGCTTCAAGCTCAAGCATGCAACATAATTTAAGGGCAAGACTTGAAAATATTTCAGGTATGGATCTTTCAAATGTAAGTGTACATAAAAATTCTGAAAAGCCGCAGCAGATTGGAGCCTTGGCTTATACCCAGGGTAAAAATATATACCTCTCACCAGGACAGGAACAGCATCTTCCCCATGAAGGGTGGCATGTAGTTCAACAAATGCAGGGGAGAGTAAAGCCTACCATACAATTGAAATCCGATACACTTGTAAATGACGATGCAGAGCTTGAAAAAGAAGCGGATATTATGGGAAGCAAAGCTGTAAAAGAAGGCTCACAAAGTAAAGTATTACAAGGAAAAAAATCCTCTAAAATTCATCTGGAACACCAGGGACAAGTTATTCAGGGATTTGGGTTTAATCTTGGAAAAATAGCGGGAAATGTAATAAAAAAAGTAGCTAAAGCAGGAGCCAATGGAGTAAAAGCAGTAGGAAATGCAGCAAAACAAGCAGCTAAAGCAGGAGCCAATGGAGTAAAAGCAGTAGGAAATGTAGTAAAACAAGCAGCCAAAGCAGGAGCCAATGGAGTAAAAGCAGTAGGAAACGTAGTAAAACATGCAGCCAAAGCAGGAGCCAATGGAGTAAAAGCAGTAGGAAACGTAGTAAAGCATGCAGCCAAAGCAGGAGCCAATGGAGTAAAAGCAGTAGGAAACGTAGTAAAGCATGCAGCCAAAGCAGGAGCCAATGGAGTAAAAGCAGTAGGAAACGTAGTAAAACAAGCAGCCAAAGCAGGGGCCAATGGAGTAAAAGCAGTAGGAAACGTAGTAAAACATGCAGCTAAAGCAGGAGCCAACGGCATAAAAACAGTAGGAAATATAGTTAAGCAAGGGGTTAAGGCAGGAGCAAAAGGATTAAAAACAGTAAGTAATCTAGTTAAAAAAGGAGCAAAGCTAGGGGAGAAGGGTTTAAAAATAGCATATGAAGTAGTAAAGCAAGGAATACAAAAAGGAGTAGAACTAGGATCAGCTACTGTAAAAAAAGCAAAAAAACAACTTAGTCAGGCTGGAGGAATAAAGCAAAATCTTTCAAAAAGGCTTAGCAAATTATTTAGTACAGTTTTTACTGAGATAAGAAACAATCCTAAAATAGTCTTTGATGCAATAAAAACCAACTCCAAGACAGTCATTGATGCAATAAAAAATCCCAAAAAAGTCTTTGATGGAATACATGATGAATTTAAAAATAATATTGAAAATTTTAACAAAAATGATAATATGGAGTGGAATGATAGGTTAATGTATACTTTTAAACGCACTTCCTTATACAAAAGTTTTCTCAAAATAACTCAAAGTGGTAAAATGCAGCCGCTTTTCGAGTTTGCAGGATTTGATAGGGATGAAAAGCAAAAAGGTGTATATCATTCTCAACAAGATGCACTGCAAATGTATTTCGGTTACAACGACATGTATGACATGGTATTTGATTTGGCTACTGATATGGGAAAAGAGAAGTATTCATTCAAGTCTGGAGGAGAAGATTATATAATTTGGTTATGGAAAGGTGATTATCTGAATCTTGGAGCAGGGGCAGAGATAGGAATATATACTGGCGGAGAACCACATTGGATTACAGATGAGAGCTTGGCAATGCCAATGGAATTGTATTTAAAAGATGATAAGGGGAACATAATTTTTGAATACAGGCCGAAAGAAAAACAATGGTGGTGTACCGGATTTAATTCAATGGAGCAGGACAGAAAGAAAGAAGAGCTAATTGCTGAGGGAAAATTAATTTTTTCTGGTGATAAAAAGCATAAAGAAATGTACAAAGATTTTAAGAGAATGTGGGAAGGCAACGAAGTATGGAAATTTGATGATGCAACTTTTACTGCAACATTTAAGTGGGAAAAGTAA
- a CDS encoding cation:proton antiporter → MEKVLIDIALILIFTKIGGLVSRKFKMPEVLGALIAGVILGPAVLKLVDYTEHIKLLSELGVIMLMFLAGLETNVDELKKAGKTSLVIALGGVIIPLILGTAAAYLFFTNFWENLFVGVILTATSVSISVETLNELGKLNTKAGVNILGAAVIDDVLGLILISIVLAVSKTVGSGASGSDAVISLVLTFVKIIVFCVIAVIMIAIVPKFINKIKADSSHKRDLLSYAIAMALILAFISELLGIAAITGAYICGLTLSQFIHKDYIEKNVKAISSGFLSLIFFASVGIAADIKGLNFDVVLITLVMFVIAVIGKLFGCGGAAKLFKISKRECIQIGVGMISRGEVAIITANIGMQNNIISEGIYIPTLIVVILTTVITPALLKIVFSSKHNKNESVA, encoded by the coding sequence TTGGAAAAGGTTCTTATTGATATCGCCCTTATTCTAATTTTTACAAAAATAGGAGGGCTTGTAAGCCGAAAATTCAAAATGCCTGAGGTGTTAGGGGCATTAATTGCTGGTGTAATACTAGGTCCTGCAGTTCTGAAGCTTGTTGACTATACTGAGCACATTAAGCTATTGTCCGAATTGGGCGTAATAATGCTTATGTTTCTTGCAGGTCTTGAAACTAATGTAGACGAACTGAAAAAAGCGGGAAAAACATCACTTGTTATTGCTCTGGGCGGAGTAATTATACCATTGATACTGGGAACAGCTGCTGCATATTTGTTTTTTACAAATTTCTGGGAAAACCTCTTTGTGGGTGTAATTCTTACAGCTACCAGTGTCAGTATTTCAGTTGAAACCCTTAACGAACTTGGAAAACTCAATACAAAAGCCGGAGTGAATATTCTGGGGGCGGCGGTTATTGACGATGTTCTTGGTCTGATTCTTATATCAATCGTTCTAGCCGTATCCAAAACCGTTGGAAGCGGAGCATCCGGTTCAGATGCCGTAATAAGTCTTGTTCTTACTTTTGTTAAAATAATTGTATTCTGTGTAATTGCAGTTATTATGATTGCAATAGTGCCAAAATTTATTAATAAAATCAAGGCTGATAGCAGTCACAAGCGTGATCTTTTAAGCTACGCCATAGCTATGGCACTCATTCTGGCATTTATATCAGAATTACTTGGTATTGCTGCAATCACAGGTGCGTACATCTGCGGTTTGACACTTTCACAGTTCATACACAAAGACTACATTGAGAAAAATGTCAAAGCGATTTCTTCCGGCTTTTTGTCCCTGATATTCTTTGCAAGTGTAGGTATTGCAGCGGATATCAAGGGGTTGAACTTCGACGTTGTGCTTATTACCCTTGTTATGTTTGTAATAGCAGTTATTGGTAAGCTCTTTGGATGCGGTGGAGCAGCAAAGCTGTTTAAAATAAGCAAGCGAGAATGTATTCAAATCGGAGTAGGTATGATTTCAAGAGGCGAAGTTGCCATTATTACAGCAAACATCGGAATGCAAAACAACATTATTTCCGAGGGGATTTATATTCCAACGCTGATTGTAGTTATACTTACAACAGTCATAACACCGGCATTATTAAAAATTGTATTTAGCTCAAAACATAATAAAAATGAATCTGTAGCGTGA
- a CDS encoding ABC transporter permease yields MKTVKKKVTVYAKGMLIINLIWYVIHLIFQTRIIPDPIRVYRSFYLFFQEGMLWHIGSSLCRIFAGVLIALLLGSLTGYIMSVSERCNKIINPLVFFTYPVPKTALLPIIMTIFGLGGVSKIILITMIIIFQIIITVRDSVTGIDKEYIYNIRSMGASQGQILIHVVIPDIVPGILTSLRVTIGSALSILFFCEAYGTSWGMGYYILDAWTRIDYISMYKGILILSSVGIALFFLIDILEQKIVKWR; encoded by the coding sequence ATGAAAACAGTGAAGAAGAAAGTAACAGTGTATGCTAAAGGTATGTTAATTATAAATCTCATATGGTATGTAATACATTTAATCTTTCAAACAAGGATAATTCCTGACCCTATAAGAGTATACAGGAGTTTTTATTTATTTTTTCAAGAGGGCATGCTCTGGCATATTGGAAGTAGTCTATGCAGAATATTTGCAGGAGTTTTAATAGCACTTTTACTTGGGTCACTGACAGGCTATATAATGTCTGTATCTGAAAGGTGTAATAAAATTATAAATCCACTAGTATTTTTTACATATCCTGTTCCCAAAACAGCTTTGCTCCCTATAATAATGACTATATTTGGATTAGGGGGAGTTTCAAAAATAATTCTTATTACAATGATAATTATATTTCAAATTATAATAACTGTTAGAGATTCGGTCACAGGTATTGATAAAGAGTATATCTACAATATACGAAGTATGGGTGCATCTCAGGGTCAGATACTAATCCATGTTGTGATACCTGATATCGTACCAGGTATATTGACCAGCCTTAGGGTAACAATAGGCTCTGCACTATCAATTCTTTTTTTTTGCGAGGCATATGGTACTTCCTGGGGGATGGGATACTATATTCTTGATGCATGGACAAGAATAGATTATATCAGTATGTACAAAGGTATTTTAATATTGTCCTCAGTGGGAATAGCATTGTTTTTTTTAATAGATATTTTAGAGCAGAAAATTGTTAAATGGAGATAA
- a CDS encoding MarR family winged helix-turn-helix transcriptional regulator, with the protein MQENSNIDTMRFVETFDKLARTERRKQSLFGLKQSEVRVLLCIKQLFYDNKQNITVSEISKKLFVTSPTVTELIKSLSNNGYIERNVDSQDKRVSDIKLTAKGEKKVEKLINYFTSLFSGLIERIGVEQSEKLLDLLDEVCNYLNETNLEIE; encoded by the coding sequence TTGCAGGAAAACTCAAATATAGATACTATGAGATTTGTAGAGACCTTTGACAAATTAGCAAGAACTGAGAGGCGTAAACAGTCATTATTTGGATTAAAGCAAAGTGAAGTACGGGTTTTACTTTGCATTAAGCAGCTTTTTTATGATAACAAGCAGAACATTACAGTTTCTGAAATCAGTAAGAAACTGTTTGTAACTTCCCCTACTGTTACTGAATTAATAAAAAGCTTAAGTAACAATGGATATATTGAACGCAATGTTGACTCTCAGGATAAACGAGTATCTGATATAAAATTAACGGCTAAAGGGGAAAAGAAAGTAGAAAAATTAATAAACTACTTTACTTCTTTATTTTCCGGACTTATAGAAAGAATAGGAGTGGAACAGAGCGAAAAATTACTGGATTTATTAGATGAAGTGTGTAATTATTTGAATGAAACAAACTTGGAGATTGAATGA
- a CDS encoding recombinase family protein, whose protein sequence is MIAIYARQSVDKKDSISIESQIGFCMKEISSEKYKIYSDKGYSGSNINRPAFEEMIRDIKIGIIEKVVVYKLDRISRSLLDFAQIIECFNKYKVEFISQTEKFDTTTSMGRAMLSIVMVFAQLERETIQQRVKDNYYQRGKVGLYLGGIAPFGFNKVQTYLNGKKTYMFERDEEKSEIVGQIYSMYAEESKSLGGIARFLNSRKLKTNKGHNWTATALGRLIRNPVYVKANADVYLYLKSKGAVINNDISDFIGENGCYVYGERQSITTSKFTDLTNNFVTIAPHKGIISPELWLKCQYIADENKHLKNSGRGKNSWLSGLIKCGYCGYAVTVVKSREFIYVNCGGRKSGFCHGRKRVIYLKEIEQIVETKLLEKMKSLKGDYIKETNSNFREINDLKIQLAEVEENIKKLVDSLLILNETAGNYVNEKITELDNKKKQLQNKINKLSIDNSQSKINGEDLSEYLKNWDNYGLEQKKGAAKALIEKVVITDEEIEIVFKI, encoded by the coding sequence ATGATTGCCATATATGCAAGACAATCTGTAGACAAAAAAGATAGCATATCCATTGAAAGTCAAATCGGATTTTGTATGAAAGAAATATCTTCTGAAAAATACAAAATATATTCTGACAAGGGTTACAGTGGAAGTAACATAAACAGGCCGGCATTTGAGGAAATGATTAGAGATATCAAAATAGGAATTATTGAAAAAGTAGTGGTCTACAAGCTTGATCGTATAAGTAGATCACTTCTTGATTTTGCACAAATTATTGAGTGCTTCAATAAATATAAGGTAGAATTCATAAGTCAGACAGAAAAGTTTGATACAACTACATCCATGGGCAGAGCAATGCTGTCAATAGTAATGGTTTTTGCCCAACTAGAAAGAGAGACAATCCAGCAAAGAGTAAAGGACAACTATTATCAACGAGGAAAGGTGGGGCTATATCTTGGAGGTATAGCTCCCTTTGGATTTAATAAGGTTCAAACATATTTAAATGGGAAAAAGACTTATATGTTTGAAAGAGATGAGGAAAAATCCGAGATTGTTGGGCAGATATACAGTATGTATGCGGAGGAGTCAAAATCCTTGGGAGGTATTGCAAGATTTTTGAATTCAAGAAAACTGAAAACCAACAAAGGGCATAATTGGACAGCCACAGCTTTGGGAAGATTAATCAGAAATCCGGTGTATGTTAAAGCAAATGCGGACGTTTATCTTTATTTAAAAAGTAAAGGGGCTGTTATAAATAATGACATAAGTGATTTTATAGGAGAAAATGGCTGCTATGTATATGGAGAAAGGCAATCAATAACTACCAGTAAATTTACAGACCTTACTAATAATTTTGTAACCATAGCACCGCATAAAGGTATAATAAGCCCGGAATTATGGCTTAAATGCCAGTACATAGCCGATGAAAACAAACATTTAAAAAACAGTGGCAGAGGAAAAAACAGTTGGCTTTCCGGATTAATTAAATGCGGATATTGTGGGTATGCAGTAACAGTTGTAAAAAGTCGAGAGTTTATTTATGTAAACTGCGGAGGAAGAAAGAGTGGCTTTTGCCATGGAAGGAAAAGGGTAATTTATCTAAAAGAAATTGAGCAAATAGTGGAAACAAAGTTATTAGAAAAAATGAAATCGCTAAAAGGGGATTATATTAAAGAAACGAACTCAAATTTCAGAGAAATTAATGATTTAAAAATTCAGCTTGCTGAAGTTGAGGAAAATATAAAAAAATTGGTGGATAGTCTGTTAATCTTAAATGAAACGGCTGGAAACTATGTAAATGAAAAAATTACCGAACTTGATAATAAAAAAAAGCAGTTGCAAAACAAAATAAATAAACTTTCTATAGACAATTCTCAAAGCAAAATAAATGGGGAAGACCTTTCAGAATACCTGAAAAATTGGGATAACTACGGCTTGGAGCAAAAGAAAGGTGCAGCAAAAGCCTTGATTGAAAAAGTAGTTATTACCGATGAAGAAATAGAAATAGTATTTAAAATTTGA